In the genome of Desulfofarcimen acetoxidans DSM 771, one region contains:
- a CDS encoding GspE/PulE family protein, which translates to MINYLVEKLNIPKHFLPQYGVVPIELSGNTLFLAMTKPFNIMAIDDFSAVTGLRIEPVAFEPDKINELLREYERKAHLGVSSVTVKPEGSPAENAQAGSLFKNALATQVEPAEYFSVSESSSNIITIDKPAPQVLNDPANGSASEILEYILYFAATDKASDIHIEPQEKHVRVRQRLDGMLREMQIFPLAIKLSLISRIKILSQLDIAEKRLPQDGRIPIMVNGQHIDLRISTIPTITGEKCVLRFLYKDHKVIDLNGLGFTEYNLDRFHRIIRKPHGMVLLTGPTGSGKTTTMYAALTEISTVEKNAITIEDPVEYSLTGVNQIQVNPVAGLTFAAGLRSILRQDPDIIMVGEIRDQETAEIAVRAATTGHLVLSTMHTKDSSGAVIRLIDMGIEPYLVASSVSGVLAQRLVRVLCPQCRVKYELHLSEQEKHMWGIEDKDAVVLFRESGCESCNFTGYRGRTCISEVLPLSRSIKKLINRQYSEDDVREQGLREGMLTLMKDGINKALQGLTSIEEIMRVCFEEE; encoded by the coding sequence ATGATTAATTATTTAGTTGAAAAATTAAATATACCAAAGCATTTTTTACCTCAATACGGTGTCGTACCTATAGAACTTTCCGGCAACACTTTGTTCCTGGCAATGACTAAGCCTTTTAATATTATGGCCATTGACGATTTTTCCGCTGTTACAGGACTAAGAATTGAACCGGTTGCTTTTGAACCGGATAAAATAAATGAACTGCTGCGGGAATATGAAAGGAAAGCTCACTTGGGCGTCAGCTCCGTAACGGTCAAGCCGGAGGGCAGTCCTGCTGAAAATGCTCAAGCCGGCAGCTTATTTAAAAACGCGCTAGCGACACAGGTTGAGCCTGCTGAATATTTTTCTGTTTCTGAGAGCAGCAGTAACATCATTACCATTGACAAACCTGCCCCGCAGGTTTTAAATGATCCGGCCAATGGTTCGGCCTCGGAAATATTAGAATACATTTTATACTTTGCCGCAACAGATAAAGCCAGCGATATTCATATCGAGCCACAGGAAAAGCATGTCAGGGTGCGCCAGCGTTTAGACGGTATGTTGAGAGAAATGCAAATTTTTCCTCTTGCTATTAAGCTCTCCTTAATTTCAAGAATTAAAATTTTATCCCAGCTTGATATCGCTGAAAAACGATTGCCGCAGGATGGACGGATACCAATTATGGTTAACGGGCAGCACATAGACCTGCGGATTTCAACTATTCCGACGATAACGGGGGAGAAATGTGTTTTACGCTTTCTCTATAAAGATCACAAGGTGATTGATTTAAACGGTCTGGGTTTTACGGAATATAACTTAGACAGGTTTCATAGAATTATTAGAAAGCCCCACGGGATGGTTTTATTGACCGGGCCTACCGGCAGCGGTAAAACTACTACCATGTATGCGGCCCTAACGGAAATCAGTACTGTGGAAAAAAATGCTATAACAATAGAAGATCCTGTTGAATATAGCCTGACTGGAGTAAATCAGATTCAGGTTAATCCGGTGGCGGGATTGACCTTTGCCGCCGGGCTGCGTTCAATCCTGAGACAGGATCCGGATATTATTATGGTGGGAGAAATACGCGATCAGGAAACGGCGGAAATTGCGGTTCGGGCCGCAACAACGGGACACCTGGTGCTGTCTACCATGCATACCAAAGATTCCTCGGGCGCCGTAATCAGACTTATTGATATGGGGATAGAGCCATATTTAGTGGCTTCCTCCGTTTCAGGTGTGCTTGCCCAGCGATTGGTCAGGGTGCTTTGCCCTCAATGCCGTGTCAAGTATGAGTTGCATTTGTCCGAACAAGAGAAACATATGTGGGGGATAGAGGATAAAGATGCGGTGGTTTTGTTCCGTGAGAGTGGCTGTGAAAGCTGTAATTTCACCGGTTACCGGGGTAGAACCTGTATTTCCGAGGTATTGCCTCTGTCACGCAGTATTAAAAAATTGATCAACCGACAGTATTCTGAAGATGATGTCAGAGAGCAAGGTTTGCGGGAAGGTATGCTGACTCTCATGAAAGACGGGATTAACAAAGCCCTGCAGGGTCTTACTTCCATAGAGGAAATTATGAGGGTTTGTTTTGAGGAGGAATAG
- a CDS encoding shikimate kinase: MFNIVMIGFMGTGKTVVGRRLAALLKKRFIDTDTEIERITEKTIVQIFAQDGAVRFRSEESLLVKKLEDQDNLVISTGGGIVLNPENVVSLKKNGILIALNAPPEVIYQRVRHKRSRPLLNKGDALIKIKELFAEREYAYDVAEYRVETGDKQVDEVVQEIILYLKNKYNMRI, encoded by the coding sequence TTGTTTAATATTGTAATGATAGGCTTTATGGGCACGGGTAAGACTGTTGTTGGCCGTCGTTTGGCCGCGCTCTTAAAGAAGAGGTTTATAGATACTGATACGGAAATAGAAAGAATTACTGAAAAAACGATTGTGCAAATATTTGCGCAGGACGGTGCTGTTCGTTTTCGTTCTGAAGAGTCTTTGCTGGTTAAAAAATTGGAGGATCAGGATAATCTGGTTATATCTACGGGCGGGGGTATAGTTTTAAACCCGGAAAACGTTGTATCGTTAAAGAAAAACGGCATTTTAATTGCTTTGAATGCACCTCCGGAGGTAATATATCAAAGAGTGAGACACAAGCGCAGCAGGCCGTTGCTGAATAAAGGTGATGCTTTAATTAAAATTAAGGAACTGTTTGCTGAACGGGAATATGCCTATGATGTGGCAGAATACAGGGTGGAGACCGGGGACAAGCAGGTGGATGAAGTGGTGCAGGAAATTATTCTATACTTAAAAAATAAATACAACATGAGAATATGA
- the aroE gene encoding shikimate dehydrogenase, whose protein sequence is MPFLNITGATKICGIIGDPIEHSFSPFMHNAAFAALGLDYAYVPFHVKRDNLSDALKAVRALNIKGINVTVPHKQAVLQYLDEISSSASLIGAVNTVVNNHGYLVGYNTDAPGFVRSLKEQAGFSPEGAGIFILGAGGAARAVAVELALSGASLIHIANRTVDRAEEIAGLIEGNTSCSSKAYSQQDLSLSKLMKDADLIIQTTSQGMYPRVTELPAYPLDAFHAGQLVCDLIYNPRQTIFLQMAEQCGAKTLNGMGMLLYQGALAFEYWTGLASPVEIMDQALRQVI, encoded by the coding sequence ATGCCTTTTCTAAACATTACCGGAGCTACAAAGATATGCGGGATTATAGGTGACCCGATAGAGCACTCCTTTTCTCCTTTTATGCATAATGCTGCTTTTGCTGCTTTAGGTTTAGATTATGCTTATGTTCCTTTTCATGTAAAAAGAGATAATTTGTCCGATGCTCTAAAGGCAGTAAGGGCTTTAAATATAAAGGGAATTAATGTTACTGTGCCTCATAAGCAAGCAGTTTTGCAGTATTTGGATGAAATTTCATCATCTGCCTCTCTTATTGGTGCAGTTAATACCGTTGTTAATAATCATGGGTATTTAGTTGGTTACAATACTGACGCTCCCGGCTTTGTCCGATCTTTGAAGGAACAGGCGGGATTTTCACCGGAAGGAGCCGGCATATTTATTCTGGGAGCCGGTGGTGCTGCACGTGCAGTTGCAGTTGAGTTGGCGTTGTCTGGGGCCTCCTTAATTCATATAGCTAACCGAACAGTTGATCGTGCGGAGGAAATTGCCGGGTTAATTGAAGGAAATACAAGCTGTTCCTCAAAAGCTTATTCACAGCAAGATTTATCTCTAAGCAAATTAATGAAAGACGCTGATTTAATAATCCAGACTACTTCTCAAGGCATGTATCCGCGGGTAACGGAGCTGCCGGCTTATCCTCTGGATGCATTTCATGCCGGGCAGTTGGTGTGTGATTTGATATATAATCCAAGGCAAACTATATTTTTGCAGATGGCGGAACAGTGTGGTGCTAAGACTTTAAACGGCATGGGTATGCTTTTATACCAGGGGGCTCTAGCCTTTGAATACTGGACGGGTTTGGCTTCTCCGGTGGAAATAATGGATCAAGCTTTAAGGCAGGTGATATAG
- a CDS encoding YqeG family HAD IIIA-type phosphatase translates to MISIIYPNLYVDSLFDINLQDLKKQGIRGIIFDLDNTIIPRDQKYFSADIAGWLLELKEHNFKLCIVSNNRRQHRVSYLAQALDIPYVYKAGKPGRKAFRRAMQLLNTDVSDTAVVGDQVFTDVYGGNRLGLFTILVVPLPGKEFWGTTFFNRRLEKLVLAKIKKRLS, encoded by the coding sequence GTGATCAGTATTATCTACCCGAATTTATATGTCGATTCATTGTTTGACATTAATCTGCAAGATCTAAAAAAGCAAGGAATAAGAGGAATTATTTTTGATTTGGATAATACCATAATACCCAGGGATCAGAAGTATTTTTCTGCTGATATAGCTGGGTGGTTGCTTGAATTAAAAGAACATAATTTCAAACTTTGTATCGTTTCCAATAACAGGCGCCAGCACAGAGTCAGTTATCTGGCGCAAGCACTTGACATACCTTATGTTTATAAAGCAGGTAAACCAGGACGCAAAGCTTTCCGCAGAGCTATGCAGCTTTTGAATACAGATGTCAGTGATACTGCAGTTGTAGGTGATCAGGTGTTTACAGATGTTTACGGGGGAAATCGTTTAGGACTATTCACTATTTTAGTTGTGCCTTTGCCTGGAAAAGAATTTTGGGGAACTACTTTTTTCAACAGGCGCTTAGAAAAGCTGGTTCTGGCAAAGATAAAAAAACGTTTGTCTTAA
- a CDS encoding CZB domain-containing protein, whose amino-acid sequence METQARVSSDLAQATDFGEMLKNDAERLTRLLKPHIKGTETEHILSILGARLKDHAEFLRKTIESAGKGVSLISHQECAFGKWYRKEYDKYKNIREYIDIDEPHRLFHEMAKTLAIDSNVINVSKVVDASMDILEAFLKLSEVIE is encoded by the coding sequence ATGGAAACTCAGGCCAGGGTTTCATCTGATTTAGCACAGGCCACAGATTTTGGGGAGATGTTAAAAAATGACGCGGAGCGTTTAACCAGGTTATTAAAGCCCCATATTAAAGGAACTGAAACTGAACATATTTTAAGTATTTTGGGTGCCAGATTAAAAGATCATGCTGAATTTCTAAGAAAAACTATTGAGAGCGCAGGAAAAGGTGTAAGCTTAATAAGTCATCAGGAATGTGCCTTCGGGAAATGGTACAGAAAAGAGTATGATAAATACAAAAATATTAGGGAGTATATTGATATTGATGAACCACATAGGCTGTTTCACGAGATGGCCAAAACACTTGCCATAGACAGTAACGTAATAAATGTTAGTAAAGTTGTTGATGCATCAATGGATATTTTAGAGGCATTCTTAAAATTATCGGAGGTAATTGAGTAA
- a CDS encoding class I fructose-bisphosphate aldolase, with translation MNGFQARMKRIFRKGNGKALVLAIDHGMALGPMTGIMDVKSTVKKLDAPDLVDAWLLTKGIYVHAFEPVNNPATFLRISGGATIVGPELTREGLTSDVEEALRLGSDATAASAFIGSPSEHETLIQMALAATECHRWNVPLLGVVGLGKINEEKKKDAKFIGLGARVAAEHGADLVKTYYTEENFDRVVTGCPVPILIAGGPKCDTDRDTLAMIHGAMQNGAAGIVMGRNVWQSPHPEALLAAAHGIIHNNLNVQEAVDLLESKAAQ, from the coding sequence ATGAATGGTTTTCAGGCGAGAATGAAACGAATTTTCCGCAAGGGCAACGGCAAAGCGCTGGTGTTGGCCATAGACCATGGCATGGCGCTTGGCCCTATGACGGGCATAATGGATGTCAAGAGTACGGTAAAAAAACTGGATGCACCTGATCTGGTGGATGCCTGGCTCCTGACTAAAGGTATTTATGTACATGCTTTTGAGCCGGTAAATAACCCCGCCACCTTTTTAAGAATCAGCGGCGGTGCCACAATTGTCGGACCGGAGCTGACCAGAGAGGGCTTAACCTCCGATGTAGAAGAAGCCCTCCGCCTGGGATCTGACGCCACAGCCGCTTCTGCTTTTATCGGTTCTCCTTCGGAACACGAAACTCTCATTCAGATGGCCTTGGCAGCAACAGAATGCCATCGCTGGAATGTCCCGCTGCTGGGTGTGGTGGGATTAGGCAAAATCAATGAAGAAAAGAAAAAAGACGCTAAATTCATTGGCCTGGGTGCCAGGGTAGCCGCCGAACATGGGGCTGACCTTGTAAAAACCTACTACACGGAAGAAAACTTCGACCGGGTAGTGACCGGTTGTCCTGTGCCCATATTGATAGCCGGCGGACCAAAATGCGATACAGACCGAGATACTTTAGCCATGATTCATGGCGCGATGCAAAACGGTGCTGCCGGTATAGTAATGGGCAGGAACGTCTGGCAGAGTCCCCACCCGGAAGCACTGCTAGCCGCGGCACATGGCATCATCCATAATAATTTAAACGTACAGGAAGCGGTAGATTTGCTGGAAAGCAAGGCGGCTCAATAA